The following coding sequences are from one Parabacteroides pacaensis window:
- a CDS encoding TolB-like 6-bladed beta-propeller domain-containing protein, translated as MQYNSIWMFLIVWILTACAKPHTDRIVFPESKKLFAEKILINELFDADFVTKAGNYFIISNSKSDTTLFLYDIPSLAFKKATGIKGHGPNDIQTFPMFCHTSDNKYLYIKGYTHTSIRKILLDTDGNFSFIDEYKLDHYDEYNYMNIVNDSLFIYYNSNQLAITKYDLKNKTELDKIQMTKDDHKETYFYSNRGFIAANDSFVVYPYIYKRQIDIYAVEDLKLVKTIDDGKKYPKVRVNDVENTVYHYFNVYAGKKYFYAIYVGHTENKNFLDRTLEVYDYKGNPIIKYTFDIVPFYFVVDEENGYIYATNSNYEDYLLRYKL; from the coding sequence ATGCAATATAACTCGATATGGATGTTTTTAATTGTTTGGATATTAACAGCTTGTGCCAAACCACATACGGATAGAATTGTTTTTCCGGAAAGTAAAAAACTATTTGCTGAAAAAATTCTTATCAATGAATTGTTTGATGCTGACTTTGTGACAAAAGCAGGAAATTATTTTATTATTTCGAATTCAAAAAGCGATACAACTTTGTTTTTATATGATATTCCTTCCTTGGCATTTAAAAAAGCCACAGGAATAAAAGGTCATGGGCCGAACGATATTCAAACATTTCCTATGTTCTGTCATACATCGGATAATAAATATTTATATATAAAGGGATACACTCATACGTCCATCAGAAAAATATTATTAGATACTGATGGTAATTTCTCGTTTATCGATGAGTATAAATTAGATCATTATGATGAATACAATTATATGAACATTGTAAATGATTCTTTGTTTATATATTATAATAGTAATCAACTTGCTATTACCAAATATGATTTAAAAAATAAAACAGAGTTGGATAAAATCCAAATGACAAAGGACGACCATAAGGAAACTTATTTCTATTCCAATCGAGGATTTATCGCTGCAAATGATTCATTTGTGGTTTATCCTTACATATATAAAAGGCAAATAGATATCTATGCGGTGGAGGACTTGAAACTAGTCAAAACGATTGATGATGGAAAAAAATATCCTAAAGTTAGAGTCAATGATGTTGAAAATACAGTCTATCATTATTTTAATGTCTATGCAGGAAAGAAATATTTTTATGCTATATATGTAGGACATACAGAGAATAAGAATTTCTTGGACAGGACTTTAGAAGTGTATGATTATAAAGGCAATCCGATAATCAAATATACATTTGATATTGTTCCTTTTTATTTCGTTGTTGATGAAGAAAACGGATACATATATGCTACTAACTCAAATTATGAAGATTATCTCTTAAGGTATAAACTATAA
- a CDS encoding VOC family protein, with the protein MEDDLKIRMYAFTIDCIDPYELAKFYADLLKWEIPFHDEEWACIGAPRTEQGAYPGITFQRNPDYKPPVWPEKPGTQQQMAHLDFAVNNLEEAVQYAIRCGATLAEEQFSDDWRVMLDPAGHPFCLCQMKSIFESAHFALL; encoded by the coding sequence ATGGAGGATGATTTAAAAATCAGAATGTATGCGTTTACGATAGATTGCATAGACCCTTATGAATTAGCAAAATTCTATGCCGATTTGCTCAAATGGGAAATACCGTTTCATGATGAAGAATGGGCATGTATAGGAGCTCCAAGAACGGAACAAGGGGCTTATCCTGGCATAACGTTTCAACGGAATCCCGATTATAAACCACCCGTATGGCCCGAAAAGCCCGGAACTCAGCAGCAAATGGCACATCTCGACTTTGCCGTCAATAATTTGGAAGAAGCGGTTCAATACGCTATCCGTTGCGGGGCGACTCTTGCAGAAGAACAATTTTCTGATGATTGGAGAGTGATGCTTGATCCCGCTGGACACCCTTTTTGCTTATGCCAAATGAAATCAATTTTCGAAAGTGCTCATTTTGCTTTATTATAG
- a CDS encoding helix-turn-helix domain-containing protein yields the protein MDKIIELNSVDLYNSLYGLETLHPLVSVVDLRKAQKSLNDVRVNYGLYAIFLKLYKSCDIKYGRRTYDYQDGTIVCFAPNQSVSVTHSENVSQPVIGLLFHPDLIHGTSLGKHIKQYTFFSYTVNEALHLSEQERNIVMDCLKNINLELERSIDKHSKSLISMNIELLLNYCMRFYERQFITRENENHDALSKFEGLLDEYFSSKVPEYEGLPTVKYFADKVCLSSNYFGDLVKKMTGKTAQEHIQEKVIDFAKERILGTEDTVSQIAYSLGFQYPQHLSRLFKKRVGCTPNEYRAQSNL from the coding sequence ATGGATAAGATTATCGAATTAAACAGTGTGGATTTATACAACAGTTTATATGGTTTAGAAACGTTGCATCCGTTGGTGAGTGTGGTAGATCTTCGAAAAGCACAAAAGTCACTTAACGACGTCCGGGTAAATTATGGCTTATATGCCATTTTCCTGAAACTATATAAAAGCTGTGACATTAAGTACGGACGCAGAACGTATGATTACCAAGACGGAACTATCGTGTGTTTCGCTCCTAATCAATCCGTATCCGTCACTCACTCGGAAAATGTTTCACAGCCGGTAATCGGTCTGTTATTTCATCCGGACCTGATACATGGCACTTCTCTGGGTAAGCATATTAAGCAGTATACGTTTTTTTCTTATACGGTCAACGAGGCATTGCATTTATCTGAACAAGAACGAAACATTGTGATGGATTGCTTGAAGAATATTAATTTGGAACTAGAGCGTTCGATTGACAAACATAGTAAGTCGCTGATTTCAATGAATATCGAGTTATTGCTCAATTATTGCATGCGTTTTTATGAACGTCAGTTTATTACGCGTGAAAATGAGAATCATGATGCTTTATCTAAATTTGAAGGTCTGCTTGACGAATATTTCAGTAGTAAGGTTCCTGAATACGAAGGATTGCCTACCGTAAAATATTTTGCTGATAAAGTATGTCTTTCGTCTAATTATTTCGGTGACCTGGTAAAGAAGATGACTGGAAAAACGGCACAGGAACATATTCAAGAAAAAGTAATCGATTTTGCCAAAGAACGTATTCTCGGCACAGAAGACACCGTTAGCCAGATTGCCTATTCGCTAGGATTTCAATATCCCCAGCATCTCTCCCGCTTATTCAAAAAACGGGTAGGGTGTACTCCCAATGAGTATCGTGCGCAGAGCAATCTGTGA
- a CDS encoding helix-turn-helix domain-containing protein, producing MKHTTLDIKTVCECNRCLGSKTLHPQVSIINLEKPGLEQDTVKFEFYAILLIKGGPDNCCCCGRKYYDYSNATMVFLTPGEIFRMSESNTLPDKGWLLAFHPTLLFRTTLKNHIKNYTFFFYHKEEALHLSQREMDKVLYCFENIDEELHHAIDSHSSTILSRHIELLLDYCARFYERQFITRENKNKVILERLEKLQDDYISSGKLQNGKLPVPEYFADDLNLSVAYFNDLLKFETGKTLTEYFQSKRLDVAKNMLLKADNTPATIAHQLGFSSVQQFSLVFKKITGIAPSEYRYSQN from the coding sequence ATGAAACATACTACATTAGATATAAAAACAGTATGCGAATGTAACCGGTGCTTGGGTAGCAAAACATTACATCCACAGGTAAGCATTATCAATTTGGAGAAGCCCGGCTTGGAACAAGATACCGTAAAGTTTGAATTTTATGCTATCCTGCTCATAAAAGGGGGCCCGGACAATTGCTGCTGTTGCGGACGAAAGTATTATGATTATTCCAATGCCACGATGGTATTTCTCACCCCGGGAGAAATCTTCAGAATGAGCGAGAGCAATACGCTTCCTGACAAGGGATGGCTTTTGGCATTTCATCCTACTTTGTTATTCCGTACTACACTAAAAAATCATATTAAAAACTATACTTTTTTTTTCTATCACAAAGAAGAAGCCTTGCATCTGTCTCAACGAGAAATGGACAAAGTGTTATATTGCTTTGAAAATATTGACGAGGAGCTTCATCATGCCATTGATTCGCACAGTAGTACTATTTTATCGCGTCATATCGAGTTGTTATTGGATTACTGTGCACGTTTTTATGAACGACAGTTTATCACTCGCGAGAATAAAAACAAAGTTATTTTGGAGAGATTGGAAAAGTTGCAGGACGATTATATTTCTTCCGGCAAATTACAGAATGGCAAGTTACCCGTTCCCGAATATTTTGCCGATGATTTGAACCTTTCCGTCGCTTATTTTAACGACTTACTAAAGTTCGAGACTGGGAAAACGCTGACCGAATATTTCCAGTCCAAACGACTGGACGTTGCAAAGAATATGTTGCTGAAAGCAGACAACACACCTGCCACCATAGCACACCAGCTAGGTTTTTCCAGTGTGCAGCAGTTTAGTTTGGTATTCAAGAAAATAACGGGAATTGCACCGAGCGAATATCGATATTCACAAAACTAA
- a CDS encoding aldo/keto reductase, with protein MKTVKLNNGIEMPILGYGVYQVTPEECERCVLDAISVGYRSIDTAQAYYNEEGVGNALRKCGLSRNELFITTKVWITNAGYEKAKTSIADSLRKLQTDYIDLLLIHQPFADYYGTYRAMEEAYRAGQVRAIGVSNFYPDRFIDLAENVEIKPAVNQVETHVFNQQVKARQIMQEYGTQTMSWGPFAEGRNNFFTNETLVKIGRKYGKSVAQVALRFLIQCNVVVIPKSTHKERMIENFDVFDFELSEQDRMEITKLDKAESLFFSHYDPGFVRYLLNYGK; from the coding sequence ATGAAAACAGTAAAATTAAACAACGGCATAGAAATGCCGATTTTAGGTTATGGTGTATATCAGGTAACTCCCGAAGAGTGCGAACGCTGCGTGTTGGACGCTATCAGCGTAGGCTATCGTTCTATCGATACGGCACAAGCATACTATAACGAAGAAGGGGTAGGGAATGCGCTTCGGAAATGTGGACTTTCCCGCAACGAACTGTTCATCACCACGAAAGTATGGATTACGAATGCCGGATATGAAAAAGCAAAAACCTCTATTGCCGATTCGTTACGTAAATTGCAGACCGATTATATTGACTTGCTACTGATTCACCAACCTTTTGCTGATTATTACGGGACCTATCGCGCTATGGAGGAAGCTTACCGGGCAGGGCAAGTGCGAGCTATCGGCGTGAGTAACTTTTATCCGGATCGTTTCATCGACTTAGCTGAGAATGTAGAGATAAAACCTGCAGTCAACCAAGTGGAAACGCATGTTTTTAACCAACAAGTAAAAGCCCGGCAGATCATGCAGGAATATGGCACACAGACCATGTCGTGGGGACCGTTTGCCGAAGGACGTAACAACTTCTTTACAAATGAAACGTTAGTGAAAATCGGAAGAAAGTACGGCAAATCTGTTGCACAGGTAGCTCTGCGCTTCCTTATACAGTGCAATGTAGTAGTTATTCCCAAATCCACACATAAAGAACGTATGATTGAAAACTTCGACGTATTTGATTTTGAGTTGTCGGAACAAGACAGGATGGAAATCACCAAACTAGACAAAGCCGAAAGTTTGTTTTTCTCGCATTATGATCCCGGATTCGTGCGGTATTTACTTAACTACGGTAAGTAA
- a CDS encoding cupin domain-containing carboxymuconolactone decarboxylase family protein has product MILFHIGNPLNAQNMTEEKEPQNLSAFPLGEANVQYAKYFTGQSYLARLTRDNALNCPVSNVTFEPGCRNNWHSHTGGQILIAVGGKGYYQEKGKPARLLLPGEVVEIAPDVIHWHGAAPDSWFSHLAIECNPQTNKNTWLEPVDDTAYAEATSRSGNLSADAARNYRTWFPETDEMWASTDPGLAEIFGNFAFGETQQYGELDVRTRILVTMASSIALNAGNEYRRTLHAALANGISPVEIKEVLYHAIPYAGMSKVEELMNITNEFLAEKGIRLPLEDQSVTTPETRMEKGLVLQKSIFGGEHIDKMYETAPANQLHFQKYLSANCFGDYQTRPALNVKTRELLTFSILISLGGCESQVKGHIQGNIHVGNNKATLLATVTQLLPYIGYPRTLNAVACLNEIIPENK; this is encoded by the coding sequence ATGATACTGTTCCACATAGGAAATCCATTAAACGCACAGAATATGACAGAAGAAAAAGAACCTCAGAACTTAAGCGCTTTTCCACTAGGTGAAGCCAATGTTCAATATGCAAAGTATTTCACAGGTCAGTCCTACCTGGCACGCCTGACGCGAGACAACGCCTTAAACTGTCCGGTCAGTAACGTCACTTTCGAACCCGGTTGCCGGAACAACTGGCATAGTCATACAGGCGGACAAATCCTGATAGCCGTCGGGGGAAAAGGATATTATCAAGAAAAGGGAAAACCAGCACGCCTGTTATTGCCAGGGGAAGTGGTAGAAATTGCCCCGGATGTAATTCATTGGCACGGAGCAGCTCCCGACAGTTGGTTCTCGCACTTGGCTATTGAATGTAACCCCCAAACCAATAAGAACACTTGGTTGGAACCGGTAGACGATACCGCTTATGCCGAAGCTACTTCCCGAAGTGGAAATCTCTCGGCCGATGCAGCCCGTAACTATCGCACCTGGTTTCCGGAGACCGATGAAATGTGGGCTTCCACCGACCCTGGATTGGCGGAAATTTTCGGCAACTTTGCTTTCGGCGAAACTCAGCAATACGGCGAACTCGATGTCCGTACCCGCATCCTCGTGACAATGGCCTCTTCCATTGCCTTGAATGCTGGAAATGAATATCGCCGCACGTTACATGCCGCTCTTGCTAACGGCATCAGCCCGGTTGAAATTAAGGAAGTACTGTATCATGCCATACCCTATGCCGGAATGTCAAAAGTAGAAGAACTCATGAATATCACGAATGAGTTTCTAGCGGAAAAAGGCATACGGCTGCCTTTGGAAGATCAATCCGTGACAACTCCCGAAACCCGTATGGAAAAAGGACTTGTCCTGCAAAAATCTATTTTCGGCGGAGAACATATTGACAAAATGTACGAAACCGCTCCTGCCAACCAGCTACATTTTCAGAAGTACCTTTCCGCTAACTGCTTCGGTGACTATCAGACCCGTCCGGCATTGAACGTAAAGACCCGCGAGTTACTGACGTTCTCTATCCTTATCTCCTTAGGAGGTTGCGAGTCCCAAGTCAAAGGACACATTCAAGGAAACATACATGTGGGCAACAATAAAGCTACTTTGCTGGCCACAGTTACCCAACTACTCCCTTACATCGGTTATCCGCGCACACTCAATGCGGTAGCCTGCTTGAACGAAATTATTCCCGAAAACAAATAA
- a CDS encoding glycerate kinase, giving the protein MKKIVLAIDSFKGSLTSQEAEQAAAEGILQVYPACEILQIPIADGGEGLLDTLLPYLQGHSISLYAHNPLMELIETCYGIASDGQTAIIEMATISGLPLIPPSKRNPFEATSFGTGELIKDALDKGCRNFIIGLGGSATNDAGLGMLQALGYRFFNKQGEELGLGGKIMKEVASIDTKSIHPALEEAFFTIVCDVINPFCGPKGAAYVYAPQKGADEAMVKELDAGMASLASVIRKTTDRDIAVCPGAGAAGGMAGAFLAFTNCLLKSGIHLVLEMLSFSRRIKNADLIITGEGRIDRQSAMGKVPYGVLTKAQEQDIPVIAIAGSIEEVNYLNQAGFQAVFSITPAPLSLQEAMEPIVARQNIRGLVSQICRVIEINPRVISSSPSHSKFSSFKKR; this is encoded by the coding sequence ATGAAAAAGATAGTTCTGGCCATAGACTCATTCAAAGGCTCCCTTACCTCGCAGGAAGCCGAACAAGCTGCTGCCGAAGGCATTCTTCAAGTGTACCCTGCCTGCGAAATACTTCAAATCCCTATTGCCGATGGAGGAGAAGGTTTGTTGGATACTCTTCTCCCTTATCTTCAAGGACATTCTATTTCGCTTTATGCGCATAACCCCTTAATGGAACTCATAGAAACTTGTTATGGAATAGCTAGTGACGGGCAGACAGCTATTATTGAAATGGCTACCATAAGCGGATTACCTCTTATTCCCCCTTCTAAAAGAAATCCTTTCGAAGCCACCTCATTCGGAACAGGAGAATTGATAAAAGATGCCTTAGACAAAGGTTGCCGTAACTTCATAATCGGTCTTGGCGGAAGTGCTACAAACGATGCCGGGCTAGGCATGCTGCAAGCTTTGGGTTACCGTTTCTTTAATAAGCAAGGTGAAGAACTGGGCTTGGGAGGCAAAATAATGAAAGAAGTAGCTTCGATAGATACCAAGTCAATCCATCCCGCTTTGGAAGAAGCCTTTTTTACCATCGTTTGCGATGTGATCAATCCTTTTTGCGGGCCAAAGGGAGCGGCTTACGTTTACGCCCCCCAAAAAGGAGCTGATGAAGCAATGGTGAAGGAATTGGATGCCGGAATGGCTTCCTTAGCCTCCGTTATTCGGAAGACAACAGATAGGGACATAGCCGTTTGTCCGGGAGCGGGAGCTGCCGGGGGCATGGCCGGAGCCTTCCTTGCGTTCACGAACTGCCTCTTAAAATCCGGCATTCATCTGGTGCTTGAAATGCTTTCTTTTTCCCGAAGAATTAAAAATGCCGACCTTATCATTACAGGTGAAGGACGCATAGACCGTCAATCGGCTATGGGAAAAGTCCCTTACGGTGTATTAACGAAGGCACAAGAACAAGACATTCCTGTTATAGCGATAGCCGGTAGCATAGAAGAAGTAAACTATTTAAACCAGGCAGGCTTCCAGGCCGTTTTTTCCATTACACCGGCTCCTCTTTCTCTGCAAGAAGCAATGGAGCCTATCGTAGCCCGGCAGAATATCCGGGGGCTAGTAAGCCAGATATGTCGCGTGATTGAAATCAATCCGCGCGTCATCTCCTCTTCCCCTAGCCACTCTAAGTTCTCATCCTTTAAAAAAAGGTAA